From a single Bacteroidota bacterium genomic region:
- the clpP gene encoding ATP-dependent Clp endopeptidase proteolytic subunit ClpP, whose product MDVGKEFRKYAIKHQGISSLKVDAYMESIPQNMTRTVIEERPMNFREIDVFSRLMADRILFLGTAIDDYIANIVQAQLLFLESMDARRDIQMYINSPGGSVYAGLGIYDTMQWIQPDVATICTGLAASMGAVLQCAGAKGKRTALRHARIMIHQPLGGAQGQASDIEITAREIQKLKKELYEIISHHSGQPFEKVEADSDRDYWMIAEEAKAYGMLDDVLIKPKKEEATK is encoded by the coding sequence ATGGATGTAGGAAAAGAATTTAGAAAATATGCCATCAAACACCAAGGCATAAGCAGTTTAAAAGTGGATGCATATATGGAAAGCATTCCGCAAAATATGACTCGTACGGTAATTGAAGAACGTCCAATGAACTTTAGAGAAATTGACGTTTTCTCTCGTTTAATGGCTGATAGAATATTGTTTTTAGGAACTGCAATTGATGATTATATAGCCAATATTGTACAAGCACAGTTGTTGTTTTTAGAGTCGATGGATGCGCGTAGAGATATTCAAATGTACATCAATAGCCCGGGTGGTTCAGTGTATGCCGGTTTAGGTATATATGACACCATGCAATGGATACAACCAGATGTAGCAACCATTTGTACAGGTTTAGCGGCATCAATGGGTGCTGTTTTACAATGTGCAGGAGCTAAAGGTAAACGTACTGCTTTGCGTCATGCACGTATTATGATTCACCAGCCATTGGGAGGTGCACAAGGCCAGGCTAGCGATATAGAAATAACAGCCCGTGAAATTCAAAAATTGAAAAAAGAATTGTACGAGATTATTTCACACCACAGTGGCCAACCATTTGAAAAAGTAGAAGCAGATAGCGACCGCGATTACTGGATGATTGCAGAAGAAGCTAAAGCTTACGGTATGTTAGACGATGTATTGATTAAACCTAAAAAAGAAGAAGCAACAAAATAA